Proteins co-encoded in one Papaver somniferum cultivar HN1 chromosome 5, ASM357369v1, whole genome shotgun sequence genomic window:
- the LOC113281353 gene encoding auxin response factor 2A-like — MTSPEVSSEGNYNNIGVESFSSANCTTEPKDVVVGGGIIRNGGVSLLEPPTSVCKRKLDCDEDALYSELWHACAGPLVTVPREGDLVFYFPQGHIEQVEASTNQVADQQMPVYDLPAKILCRVINVQLKAEADTDEVFAQVTLLPEGNQDENLMEKETVPQSSPRPLVHSFCKTLTASDTSTHGGFSVLRRHADECLPPLDMSRQPPTQELIAKDLHGNEWRFRHIFRGQPRRHLLQSGWSVFVSSKRLVAGDAFIFLRGENGELRVGVRRAMRQQSNIPSSVISSHSMHLGVLATAWHAVSTGTMFTVYYKPRTSPEEFIVPYGRYMESVKNSHSIGMRFKMRFEGEEAPEQRFTGTIIGTGDADPNRWSGSKWRCLKVRWDETSSVPRPERVSPWKIEPALSPPALNPLPVPRSKRPRTNIVPSSPDSPVLTREDDGKTIQRRIQLDISSPQMKYESPYTDLLSGFLGTKDSHPGFHPRFVDRNLGNANSLKKHFQDKEGQFNLLPCSQPMSSSLDVMESGRKLLTQDGNVQSQTGSARYTGLSWFPEMRSPRVEQQPGNWLMSLLPQSGSKDPLHSTEVTPNLAVHEHYESVRAKGDSDYKLFGISLFSSPVGLEAPKSSSDKMDETGGHMHPLLSHLQASPPDQQSDQQEKLPRTCQQPENAPSNHKGGTTRSCTKVQKQGIALGRSVDLTKFNGYDELIAELDQMFDFNGGLMATNKNWQVVYTDNEGDMMLVGDDPWQEFCSMVRKICIYTRDEVQRMNSGGTLSPRIEEESQVVEEEKVAAAANETKDVRSSATSLRNC; from the exons ATGACATCACCTGAAGTTTCTAGTGAAGGAAATTATAATAATATTGGAGTTGAGAGTTTTTCTTCAGCAAATTGTACTACTGAACCTAaggatgttgttgttggtggtggaatTATCAGAAATGGCGGTGTTAGTCTTTTAGAACCTCCGACAAGTGTTTGTAAAAGAAAGTTAG ATTGTGATGAAGATGCACTATACTCAGAGCTATGGCATGCTTGTGCCGGTCCGTTAGTCACTGTTCCTCGTGAAGGTGACCTAGTTTTCTATTTTCCTCAAGGTCATATTGAACAG GTTGAAGCGTCGACGAATCAAGTAGCTGATCAGCAGATGCCGGTTTATGATCTTCCAGCGAAGATCCTTTGTCGCGTAATCAATGTACAGTTGAAG GCTGAGGCAGATACTGATGAGGTTTTTGCACAAGTGACTTTGTTGCCAGAGGGAAAT CAAGATGAAAATTTGATGGAGAAGGAAACTGTTCCGCAATCCTCTCCTCGTCCGCTCGTGCATTCATTTTGTAAGACTTTGACTGCTTCTGATACAAGCACACATGGAGGTTTTTCTGTTTTGAGACGGCATGCAGATGAATGTCTGCCTCCACTG gatatgaGCCGGCAACCTCCTACTCAAGAATTGATTGCTAAGGATTTGCATGGAAATGAATGGAGGTTTCGCCACATCTTTAGGG GTCAACCTAGAAGGCATCTGCTCCAGAGTGGTTGGAGTGTCTTTGTTAGCTCCAAAAGGCTTGTTGCTGGGGATGCATTTATATTTCTAAG AGGTGAAAATGGGGAACTTCGTGTTGGCGTACGCCGTGCAATGCGACAACAGAGTAACATTCCATCTTCAGTCATATCTAGCCACAGCATGCACCTTGGTGTTCTTGCAACCGCATGGCATGCTGTCTCGACAGGAACCATGTTCACTGTCTATTACAAACCTAG GACAAGCCCCGAAGAGTTTATTGTTCCATATGGTCGATACATGGAGTCCGTGAAGAACAGCCACTCGATTGGAATGAGGTTCAAAATGAGATTCGAAGGAGAAGAAGCTCCAGAGCAGAG GTTTACAGGCACTATAATTGGAACTGGTGATGCTGATCCAAACAGGTGGAGTGGATCAAAATGGAGATGCCTCAAG GTTCGCTGGGATGAAACTTCTTCCGTTCCTCGTCCTGAACGAGTGTCTCCATGGAAAATTGAACctgccttgtctccccctgcATTGAATCCCCTTCCAGTACCCAGGTCAAAGAGGCCGCGCACAAACATAGTGCCCTCATCTCCCGACTCTCCCGTTCTTACAAGAGAAG ATGATGGGAAGACAATTCAGAGAAGAATACAATTAGACATCTCATCACCTCAAATGAAATATGAATCACCATATACGGATCTCTTGTCTGGTTTCCTTGGCACCAAAGATTCTCATCCTGGGTTTCATCCTCGTTTTGTAGACCGAAATTTGGGTAATGCTAACTCTTTGAAGAAGCATTTTCAAGACAAGGAAGGGCAGTTTAACTTGCTCCCCTGCTCACAGCCAATGAGCTCTTCACTAGACGTGATGGAATCCGGCAGGAAACTGCTTACACAAGATGGCAATGTACAATCTCAGACAGGGAGTGCCAGATATACAGGCTTGAGTTGGTTCCCCGAGATGCGGAGTCCCAGAGTTGAGCAACAACCAGGAAATTGGTTGATGTCTTTACTGCCACAGTCTGGCTCAAAGGATCCACTACACTCAACGGAGGTAACACCAAATCTTGCCGTACACGAGCACTATGAGTCTGTTAGAGCCAAAGGCGACAGCGACTACAAACTTTTTGGTATTTCACTATTCAGCAGTCCTGTTGGACTGGAGGCACCAAAATCGAGTTCAGATAAGATGGACGAGACAGGAGGTCATATGCACCCTCTATTGTCTCACTTACAAGCTTCACCTCCTGACCAACAGTCTGATCAGCAGGAAAAACTTCCTCGAACTTGTCAGCAGCCTGAAAATGCGCCGAGCAACCATAAGGGTGGTACAACAAGGAGCTGCACTAAG GTTCAGAAGCAGGGAATTGCTCTTGGGAGGTCTGTGGATCTCACTAAGTTCAATGGCTATGATGAACTAATTGCCGAGTTAGATCAGATGTTTGATTTTAATGGTGGGTTGATGGCTACGAACAAAAATTGGCAAGTGGTATATACCGACAATGAGGGTGATATGATGCTTGTTGGAGATGATCCATGGCA GGAATTTTGTAGTATGGTTCGCAAAATCTGCATTTATACTAGAGATGAGGTTCAGAGGATGAACTCTGGCGGGACTTTGAGCCCGAGAATAGAAGAAGAGAGCCAAgtggttgaagaagaaaaagttgctgctgctgcaaatgaaacaaaagatgttcgttctTCTGCAACTAGTCTCCGGAATTGCTAG